A region of Colletotrichum higginsianum IMI 349063 chromosome 10, whole genome shotgun sequence DNA encodes the following proteins:
- a CDS encoding Ankyrin repeat protein has protein sequence MSMFTMSQHHQYAYPATAPSPRTYSGHGTSSAFSSSANPDEDWTKISDLAERRRIQNRIAQRNYRKKLKRRLEDLERRAGQEGTTTAEKPAQTKTTKKSANKTHKTPVPTKTINQGQFTPPMHNDDEVFFAHHYEDGRERSNTPPFLAYSTYPPPEDMIMAPAYTTQPYPMGTAAEAYPGYLAAAVPVTLPPMNHFNDAIKRESYTSDDGLSPYMNYGYMSGIDMNAPGSYDPTNPHTPPLSHSFEHSANCSDAGYEYPTTPLSMPGSPGMIQH, from the exons ATGTCGATGTTCACCATGTCTCAACATCATCAGTACGCCTACCCGGCTACTGCTCCCTCCCCAAGGACATACTCTGGACACGGCACCAGCAGCGCCTTCAGCAGCTCTGCAAACCCCGACGAAGACTGGACGAAGATCTCTGATCTTGCTGAGCGCCGGAGGATCCAGAACCGCATTGCCCAGCGCAACTACC gcaagaagctcaagagACGCCTGGAAGACCTCGAGAGACGAGCTGGCCAGGAAGGCACCACCACTGCTGAGAAGCCCGCGCAAACAAAGACCACCAAGAAGTCTGCCAACAAGACGCACAAAACACCAGTGCCGACCAAGACTATCAACCAGGGCCAGTTCACGCCTCCCATgcacaacgacgacgaggtttTTTTCGCCCACCACTACGAGGATGGCCGTGAGAGATCCAACACACCCCCGTTCCTCGCATATTCTACCTACCCCCCGCCCGAAGACATGATTATGGCTCCCGCATACACCACACAACCATACCCCAtgggcaccgccgccgaggcatACCCGGGATATCTTGCAGCAGCGGTGCCAGTAACGCTGCCGCCCATGAATCACTTCAACGACGCTATAAAACGCGAGTCGTACACaagcgacgacggcctgtCTCCTTACATGAACTACGGTTACATGTCTGGTATCGACATGAATGCTCCCGGCTCTTACGACCCCACGAACCCTCAT ACTCCTCCGCTCTCGCATTCTTTCGAACACTCGGCCAACTGCTCCGATGCTGGGTACGAGTATCCCACAACGCCCTTGTCCATGCCAGGGTCTCCTGGTATGATCCAGCACTAA
- a CDS encoding Peroxisomal biogenesis factor 11, which produces MVADALIYHPSVAHYNKFVATTVGRDKVLRTLQYFARFYAWYLFRTNGSKAEIAPWDAIKKQFGLTRKIMRVGKNIEHFKAAAAASDAKTTDPVLRYAAVGRQLGYAGYLTFDAATVLDAAGIKKWEGAKKLQKEAFRFWAIGLIFSVVAQTYTLYRLQQREAKVDKKEGEGVVEAKRIALERAASRLQLISDLCDLTVPTSALAWLNFDDGIVGLAGTVSSLIGVYTQWKKTA; this is translated from the exons AtggtcgccgacgccctcatCTACCACCCATCGGTGGCCCACTACAACAAGTTTGTCGCCACGACCGTCGGCCGCGACAAGGTCCTCCGCACCCTTCAGTACTTCGCCCGCTTCTACGCCTGGTACCTCTTCCGCACCAATGGTTCCAAGGCGGAGATTGCCCCCTGGgacgccatcaagaagcaGTTCGGTCTGACCCGCAAAATCATGCGCGTCGGCAAGAACATTGAACACTTcaaggccgctgccgccgcttcTGACGCGAAGACCACCGACCCCGTCCTCCGctacgccgccgtcggccgccaGCTGGGCTATGCCGGCTACTTGACCTTTGATGCCGCCACCGTCCTCGATGCTGCCGGCATTAAGAAGTGGGAGGGCGCCAAGAAGTTACAGAAGGAAGCCTTCCGCTTCTGGGCCATAGGCCTCATCTTCAGCGTCGTCGCCCAGACCTATACCCTCTACCGCCTCCAGCAGCGTGAGGCTAAGgtcgacaagaaggagggcgagggtgtTGTTGAGGCCAAGAGAATAGCACT TGAGCGCGCCGCCAGCCGCCTGCAGCTTATCTCCGACCTCTGCGACTTGACCGTTCCCACTTCTGCCCTTGCTTGGCTTAACTTTGACGACGGGATTGTTGGCCTTGCTGGCACCGTGAGCAGTTTAATCGGCGTCTATACCCagtggaagaagacggcATAA
- a CDS encoding Complex I intermediate-associated protein 30 has protein sequence MAPDWKLFYLYGGDNPWDSSLWTDSDDRVRGGKSQSHLHCESPETAKFFGNLDITALGGAGFASQRTLGTLHLDLSQFDGLVLKVLQSDSKKYTLTIKDEILPPREDGRDQSTISWEYDFVPGTGEVKISWDDFKPTYRGRPKPDAELLDVSNIKRISFMMRSFFGTQEGDFSLTVAYLAAFSNRPTSSDSDVALQKDCTAALSHASGQYSRSSWLNWICGWVR, from the exons ATGGCCCCCGACTGGAAGCTATTTTACCTTTATGGAGGCGACAA CCCCTGGGATTCGAGTCTCTGGACCGATTCCGACGACCGAGTGCGTGGCGGCAAAAGCCAGTCCCACTTACACTGCGAGTCACCCGAAACGGCCAAATTCTTCGGCAACTTAGACATCACGGCCCTGGGAGGAGCCGGCTTTGCATCCCAGAGAACACTCGGCACGCTCCACCTTGACCTGAGCCAATTTGATGGGCTTGTCCTCAAGGTTCTGCAGAGTGACTCCAAAAAGTACACCCTCACTATTAAAGACGAGATTCTCCCTCCAAGAGAGGATGGCCGTGACCAAAGCACCATTAGCTGGGAGTATGACTTCGTCCCTGGTACTGGCGAGGTAAAGATCTCATGGGATGACTTCAAGCCCACCTACAGAGGCAGGCCCAAGCCCGACGCCGAACTTCTGGATGTTTCTAACATCAAGAGAATCAGCTTCATGATGCGAAG CTTCTTCGGCACTCAAGAGGGTGATTTCAGCCTAACGGTTGCGTATCTGGCCGCCTTCAGCAACCGGCCCACATCATCCGACTCCGACGTGGCGCTCCAGAAGGATTGCACTGCTGCACTTTCCCATGCATCGGGTCAATACTCTCGGTCGTCGTGGCTGAATTGGATTTGTGGATGGGTTAGGTGA
- a CDS encoding Homoserine dehydrogenase, whose protein sequence is MASPKQVFIAIIGAGGVGKSFLSQLETLASRRPSPKLNLVYISTSKKALYDASYSPIPIAGAIERLSIASEVPPALPQLADYLAAAPAKVVLVDNTSSQDVAEAYPVFLGRGISIVTPNKKAFSGSYKLWQDIFTAAESSGAKVYHESSVGAGLPVISTLKDLVDTGDRVTKIEGVFSGTMSFLFNSFAPTSGSGGKWSAEVAKAKELGYTEPDPRDDLNGLDVARKLTILARLAGLPVESPTAFPVQSLIPKELESCTSGDEFLQKLPEFDNQMEETKATAERQGMVVRFVGSIDVASRQVKVGLEQFDASHPIAALKGSDNIISFYTERYGSNPLIIQGAGAGGEVTAMGVTGDLIKVLGQIA, encoded by the exons ATGGCCTCACCCAAGCAAGTCTTCATCGCCATAATTG GTGCTGGTGGGGTTGGAAAGAGCTTCCTCTCACAGCTCGAGACGCTGGCCTCCCGACGGCCCTCCCCGAAGCTGAACCTGGTCTACATCTCGACCAGCAAGAAGGCATTGTACGATGCCAGCTACTCCCCGATTCCCATCGCTGGTGCCATTGAGAGGCTCTCCATCGCCTCTGAAGTCCCACCCGCTCTGCCCCAGTTAGCCGACTATCTTGCCGCTGCCCCCGCCAAGGTCGTCCTTGTGGACAACACAAGCTCTcaggacgtcgccgaggcttACCCAgtcttcctcggccgtgGCATCAGTATCGTTACCCCCAACAAGAAGGCATTCTCTGGCTCTTATAAGCTTTGGCAAGATATATTTACTGCCGCCGAGTCCTCTGGCGCCAAGGTCTACCACGAGTCCTCCGTCGGCGCGGGACTGCCCGTCATCTCGACCCTTaaggacctcgtcgacacgGGTGACCGCGTCACAAAGATCGAGGGTGTCTTCAGCGGCACCATGTCCTTTCTCTTCAACTCGTTTGCTCCGACATCGGGCTCGGGCGGCAAGTGGTCTGCCGAAGTGGCCAAGGCCAAAGAGCTAGGCTACACGGAGCCCGACCCAAGAGACGACCTGAACGGCCTCGATGTTGCCCGCAAGCTAACCATTCTTGCGAGACTGGCAGGTTTGCCTGTCGAGTCGCCCACAGCCTTCCCCGTCCAGAGCTTGATTCCAAAGGAGCTTGAATCCTGCACGAGCGGAGACGAGTTTCTGCAGAAGCTACCCGAGTTTGATAATCAGATGGAGGAGACCAAGGCGACCGCTGAGAGGCAGGGTATGGTGGTCCGCTTCGTTGGTAGCATCGATGTCGCCAGCAGGCAGGTCAAGGTCGGCCTTGAGCAGTTCGACGCATCTCatcccatcgccgccctcaaggGCAGCGATAACATCATTAGCTTCTACACGGAGCGATACGGGAGCAACCCCCTCATCAtccagggcgccggcgctggTGGCGAGGTGACGGCCATGGGTGTCACAGGCGACTTGATCAAAGTGTTGGGTCAGATTGCATGA
- a CDS encoding Fructose-1,6-bisphosphatase, with the protein MSAYTTNGTGQETEKINTNIVTLTRFLTEEQAKHKEATGDFTLLCHALQFSFKSIAYYIRRATLVNLTGLAGSSNTTGDDQKKLDVISNDLFIEAMRSSGKCALLVSEEEEDVIFFKDATGARYAVACDPIDGSSNLDAGVSVGTIFGIHKLPDGSTGTKEDILKPGTELLAAGFTMYGASAQLVITMRGGTVNGFTLDNGVGEFILTHPDMRLPKARAIYSVNEGNSLYWEDSTNNYFNSLKTPQENGKPYSARYIGSMVADAYRTLLYGGVFAYPADKKSPKGKLRILYECAPMALVFENAGGQAVDSQMRRMLEVVPEHIHDRAGIFMGSFDEVEKVKKFHQ; encoded by the exons ATGTCGGCCTACACAACAAACGGCACCGGTCAGGAGACCGAGAAgatcaacaccaacatcgTCACCTTGACCCGCTTTCTTACGGAAGAGCAGGCCAAGCACAAGGAGGCCACCGGAGATTTCAC TCTTCTGTGTCATGCGCTGCAATTTTCCTTCAAGTCCATCGCATACTACATTCGTCGAGCTACCCTGGTCAACCTGACGGGTCTGGCCGGTTCCTCCAATACCACCGGCGATGaccagaagaagctcgaTGTCATCTCCAACGATCTCTTCATCGAAGCCATGAGGTCCTCTGGAAAGTGCGCTCTGCTGGTgtcggaagaggaggaggatgtcaTTTTCTTCAAGGACGCCACCGGTGCCCGCTACGCCGTCGCCTGTGACCCCATTGACGGCAGCTCCAACTTGGACGCTGGTGTGTCAGTCGGCACCATCTTCGGCATTCACAAGCTGCCTGATGGCTCCACTGGAACCAAGGAAGACATCTTGAAGCCCGGCACCGAGCTCCTGGCCGCTGGCTTCACCATGTACGGCGCCTCGGCTCAGCTTGTCATTACCATGAGGGGTGGTACCGTCAACGGCTTCACCCTTGacaacggcgtcggcgaaTTTATCCTAACCCACCCCGACATGCGTCTACCCAAGGCCCGCGCCATTTACTCGGTCAACGAGGGTAACTCGCTCTACTGGGAGGACAGTACCAACAACTACTTCAACTCGCTCAAAACCCCGCAAGAGAACGGCAAGCCGTATAGCGCACGTTACATCGGTTCCATGGTGGCTGATGCGTACCGCACGCTGTTGTACGGTGGCGTGTTCGCCTATCCGGCGGACAAAAAGAGCCCCAAGGGCAAGCTCCGTATCCTGTACGAGTGTGCGCCCATGGCTCTGGTGTTTGAGAACG CTGGTGGTCAGGCCGTAGACAGCCAAATGAGGAGGATGCTGGAGGTGGTGCCTGAGCATATTCACGACCGGGCCGGTATCTTTATGGGCAgcttcgacgaggtcgagaaggtcAAGAAGTTCCATCAGTAA